One window from the genome of Plasmodium reichenowi strain SY57 chromosome 8, whole genome shotgun sequence encodes:
- a CDS encoding 2-oxoglutarate dehydrogenase E1 component codes for MRKFFHTNNLVRNNGKDIRTRSFHLSSCLYDYNFNPSMTSYIENTYKIWKEDRNNLHKSWDSLFSMYPHEKMDNYNNPIKINRKTDNYNNSNCFHDVLKNNNLRITYVNNEMLEKGKTENIYDLARIVQLIRWYQKKGHLYANINPLALPKEPPYTSVCYEPCKKKMTYVDFGFNEDDLDKEFFFDLPSISGFSSNGMKKCNLRNLLKRLEETYCGTIGFEYMHITNENIVNYIIQRIEKDKKYEYDTKMKKRILEYTARAFIFENYMAAKFATTKRFGVDGCETLITGMKALIKRAAQLDVDSVLMSMSHRGRLNVLFNVLHKPLEQMMSEFRGKTGFSDNIWGNTGDVKYHLGVEIDYYDEDSERYIHMGIVDNSSHLESVDPILMGQARAQQYYCNDKEKKKVLPITIHGDASIAGQGIAYETFQMSKLPSYNVGGTIHIVVNNQIGFTTYPIDARSGKYCTDIAKCIDIPIIHVNADDPEAVTYVFELALDIRNKFNIDTIIDIVGYRRFGHNELDMPKFTNPLLYDVIARHKSVLDIYSKKLIDENIITLKEFEDNKTDIFNFYEQVYEKSKSFVPTPKEKYLPQWEHMVTPQKFSPSRKTGVEKDVLINVGKKIFTLRENFTAHPIITKLFKSRIDSLETGKNIDFGTAELLAYATLLSDGFHARLSGQDSQRGTFSHRHAVLHDQITYESYNIFDSLKTPHTIEVNNSLLSEYACLGYEIGYSYEHPDALVIWEAQFGDFANGAQVMIDNYIASGETKWNKQSGIVMLLPHGYDGQGPEHSSARIERFLQLCDDREDIATYSVEKDNKIIQQHNMQVINCSKPSNFFHALRRQMHRSFRKPLIVITPKKMLKMRMAFDKIENFLTNTEFLPYLPEEVGHKLKDKKEIKRIILCSGQVYYDLLNYRYTNKIDDVAIARIEQLSPFPFKQIMNDLQTYPNLRDIIWAQEEHMNMGPWFYVSRRIEASIKQLKKDNPKWNIQIPEVRYSGRDVYAAQSAGDLNLHLYQLHEFLVDAFNLDKKYNMHVQKYTDAL; via the exons ATGAGAAAATTTTTTCACACAAATAATTTGGTAAGAAATAATGGAAAAGATATAAGAACACGATCATTTCATTTAAGCTCTTGCTTGtatgattataattttaacCCAAGTATGACCTCGTATATTGAGAATACATATAAGATATGGAAAGAAGACAG AAACAATTTACACAAATCATGGGACTCTTTATTTAGCATGTATCCACATGAAAAAATggataattataataacccaataaaaataaatcgAAAGActgataattataataatagtaattGTTTTCATGATGTGCTtaagaataataatctTCGAATTACATATGTGAATAATGAAATGCTTGAAAAAGGGAAAAcagaaaatatttatgatttAGCCAGGATTGTTCAATTAATTAGATGGtatcaaaaaaaaggaCATTTATATGCTAATATAAATCCTTTGGCATTACCAAAAGAACCTCCATATACTAGTGTTTGTTATGAACCTtgtaaaaagaaaatgacATACGTAGATTTTGGTTTTAATGAAGATGATTTAGATAAAgagtttttttttgatttacCGTCGATTAGTGGTTTTTCAAGTAATGGTATGAAAAAATGTAATTTAagaaatttattaaaaagattAGAAGAAACATATTGTGGTACTATTGGTTTTgaatatatgcatataacaaatgaaaatatagtaaattatataatacaaagAATAGAAAAGgacaaaaaatatgaatatgatactaagatgaaaaaaaggatTTTAGAATATACTGCTCGAGcatttatatttgaaaattatatggCAGCCAAGTTTGCTACAACAAAAAGATTTGGAGTTGATGGGTGTGAAACATTAATTACTGGTATGAAAGCATTAATAAAAAGGGCTGCTCAGTTAGATGTAGATAGTGTATTGATGAGTATGTCTCATAGGGGTCGATTGaatgttttatttaatgtATTACATAAACCATTAGAACAAATGATGTCAGAATTTAGAGGGAAAACTGGTTTTAGTGATAATATATGGGGAAATACTGGAGATGTAAAATACCATTTAGGTGTTGAAAttgattattatgatgaagATTCAGAAagatatatacatatggGTATCGTAGACAATTCATCTCATTTAGAATCTGTTGATCCTATTTTAATGGGACAAGCTAGAGCACAACAATATTATTGTaatgataaagaaaaaaagaaagtgTTACCTATAACTATACATGGAGATGCTTCTATCGCTGGACAAGGAATTGCATATGAAACATTTCAAATGTCTAAATTACCAAGTTATAATGTGGGGGGTACTATACATATCGTGGTTAATAATCAAATAGGTTTTACTACATATCCAATAGATGCAAGGTCAGGAAAATATTGTACAGATATAGCTAAATGTATAGATATACCAATTATACATGTAAATGCAGATGATCCAGAAGCTGTAACATATGTATTCGAATTAGCATTAGATATTcgaaataaatttaatattgaTACTATTATTGATATTGTAGGTTATAGGAGATTTGGACATAACGAATTAGATATGCCTAAATTTACCAATCCATTATTATACGATGTAATAGCTAGACATAAATCAGTTCtagatatatatagtaaaaaattaattgatgaaaatattattactcTTAAAGAATttgaagataataaaactgatatatttaatttctATGAACAAGTGTATGAGAAATCTAAATCATTTGTACCAACACCtaaggaaaaatatttacCTCAATGGGAACATATGGTAACACCACAAAAATTTTCCCCCTCACGAAAAACGGGAGTAGAAAAAGatgtattaataaatgttgggaaaaaaatatttacattacGTGAAAATTTCACTGCTCATccaataataacaaaattatttaaaagtAGAATAGATAGTTTAGAAACAGggaaaaatatagattTTGGTACCGCTGAATTATTAGCTTATGCAACCTTATTATCTGATGGATTCCATGCACGTTTATCTGGTCAAGATTCACAAAGAGGAACTTTTTCTCATAGACACGCGGTATTACATGATCAAATAACATATgaatcatataatatatttgattcATTAAAAACACCACATACCATAGAAGTAAATAATTCTCTTTTATCTGAATATGCATGTTTAGGTTATGAGATAGGATATAGTTATGAACATCCAGATGCTCTTGTTATTTGGGAAGCTCAATTTGGTGATTTTGCTAATGGAGCTCAGGTTATGAttgataattatattgCATCTGGTGAAACAAAATGGAATAAACAATCTGGTATTGTTATGTTATTACCTCATGGATATGATGGACAAGGTCCTGAGCATTCATCTGCTCGAATAGAACGATTTTTACAATTGTGTGATGATAGAGAAGATATAGCTACCTATTCTGTTGAAAAGGATAATAAGATTATTCAGCAGCATAATATGCAGGTTATAAATTGTAGTAAACCATCTAATTTTTTCCATGCTTTAAGGAGACAAATGCATAGATCATTTAGGAAACCATTAATTGTAATAACACCCAAGAAAATGTTGAAAATGAGAATGGCATTTGATAAAATTGAAAACTTTTTAACGAACACGGAATTTTTACCTTATTTACCAGAAGAAGTTGGACATAAGTTGAAggataaaaaagaaatcaaaagaattatattatgttcaGGACAAGtatattatgatttattaaattatagatatacaaataaaattgatGATGTAGCTATTGCAAGAATAGAACAATTATCTCCTTTCCCatttaaacaaataatGAATGATTTACAGACTTATCCAAATTTAAGAGATATTATATGGGCACAAGAAGAACATATGAATATGGGTCCATGGTTTTATGTCTCTCGTCGTATTGAAGCATCTATAaaacaattaaaaaaggataACCCCAAATGGAATATTCAAATTCCTGAGGTACGTTATTCAGGAAGGGATGTATATGCAGCGCAATCAGCAGGTGATCTTAATTTACATCTTTATCAGTTACATGAATTTTTAGTTGATGCATTTAATTTggataaaaaatataacatgCATGTTCAAAAATATACCGATGCGTTATAA